In Proteobacteria bacterium CG1_02_64_396, one DNA window encodes the following:
- a CDS encoding 50S ribosomal protein L10, whose protein sequence is MNREGKAQLVAELNSALQETSVLLVVQYRGMTVAQADKLRNAIREAGGSYRVAKNTLIRRATADTSFSDVDQFLGGPVGIAWGPEPVALAKAVSETAKGVEPLKVIGGVLDGKAIDENGVKALSSLPSREELLAKLLGTMMNPVSGFVRVLNGVPTGFVRVLNGIAEKRQEEAA, encoded by the coding sequence ATGAATCGAGAGGGTAAAGCCCAACTCGTCGCGGAACTCAACAGCGCGCTCCAGGAGACTTCGGTCCTCCTGGTCGTGCAGTACCGCGGCATGACGGTGGCTCAGGCCGACAAACTCCGTAACGCGATTCGCGAAGCGGGCGGCAGCTATCGTGTGGCCAAGAACACCCTCATCCGCCGGGCGACGGCCGACACCAGCTTTTCCGATGTCGACCAGTTCCTGGGTGGTCCCGTTGGGATCGCTTGGGGCCCTGAGCCGGTGGCCCTGGCCAAGGCTGTTTCCGAAACCGCCAAGGGTGTCGAGCCCCTGAAGGTGATCGGCGGCGTCCTGGACGGTAAGGCCATCGACGAAAACGGCGTCAAGGCACTGTCGTCGCTGCCGAGCCGCGAGGAGCTGTTGGCCAAGCTGTTGGGCACCATGATGAACCCTGTTTCCGGGTTCGTCCGCGTGCTCAATGGTGTGCCGACCGGTTTCGTCCGGGTGCTCAATGGCATCGCCGAAAAACGCCAGGAAGAGGCAGCTTAA
- a CDS encoding 50S ribosomal protein L7/L12, with translation MAISREELIAAIEGLTVLELAELVKELEEKFGVSAAAPVAVAAAGPAAAAVVEEEKTEFDVILKAAGAKKIEVIKVVRAITGLGLKEAKDLVEGAPKPVKEAASKDEAADIKKKLEEAGAEVEVK, from the coding sequence ATGGCTATTTCCCGCGAAGAACTGATTGCCGCCATCGAAGGCTTGACCGTCCTTGAGTTGGCCGAGTTGGTTAAAGAGCTCGAAGAGAAATTCGGCGTCTCTGCCGCTGCGCCCGTCGCCGTGGCCGCTGCCGGCCCCGCCGCCGCTGCCGTCGTCGAAGAAGAAAAGACCGAGTTCGACGTGATCCTCAAGGCTGCTGGCGCCAAGAAGATCGAGGTCATCAAGGTTGTCCGCGCTATCACCGGTCTGGGCCTGAAAGAGGCTAAGGACCTGGTTGAAGGGGCCCCCAAGCCCGTCAAAGAGGCTGCCTCCAAGGACGAAGCCGCCGACATCAAGAAGAAGCTCGAAGAGGCCGGCGCCGAAGTCGAAGTTAAGTAA